The Mastacembelus armatus chromosome 24, fMasArm1.2, whole genome shotgun sequence sequence CGCTGTGTTTGAACCTAATTATAACATCGTGAGATTTCAAGAAATGCTTGTGGTAGCTACTATTAGATAGCAAGACATTCTCTGGTCTCTGGTATCCAGCTGGGAAAGTGTTGCTTCCATTATAGGGCATTATAAGGCACAGCCTAACATGGCTATGTTTACAAAGAAGGTGGGGATGCATGGTATTGTCTGGTTTAAGCAAGAAATCAGTGTAGCAGTCAGCTGGATGAAATGCtcaacacagagctgctgcaccACTCCAATGATACCTGAGAATGATGTCATCATGCTGAAGGTGTCAGCGATCCCCCTCCCACCCACCACCCCCATCCCAAcccacttttttattttacacacacacatatcagcaGATCTTTTTGTGGTGATGACGTGCGTTTAGCAGAGAGGTGGTGTTTGGACAGATGGATATGGTTCATGGTTGACAAGGCTGAGAGGGTGATGTCAACTGCAATGGAAGCTCGGTTCATGTTAGCGCACCTCCTGCTGTTCACAACACAAATAATGCTCTGGTGACACAAACGCTCTGGGCTGGCTTCCTGCAAACATGGTTCATCATGAATATCTTCATCCTATTGTTAGACGATGATATTAATATTGCACCTGTGCTAAAATTATTGCTGCAGATCTCCCACTAACTTACTAACTGTTCCTAAGAACATGGAATAAATGACTAAATGATCAAGGAAAGTTGAATAATCTGACTAGAAATGCTTTTGTTATAATCCTGTGCTAACTTTTTAGCACATAATGAAGCATTGATAGCTGAAATATCATCATTGGGCTACATTATTAagtttgttatttatttattaatttgtcCCTTTAAGTCCTTGTCTCTTTTATCATAGTGCTTCTGTATGGTGCCTAAATTtgccttctcttcctctctgtctctgtagtCAGACAGTGGACCTGCTGATGCAGGAGTCAGGCTGCAGACTGGAACATCCCTCAGCTACCAAGTTCCGCAACCATGTCATGGAGGGGGAGTGGGACAAGGTCAGTCTTGGGTTGCCATGGATACATAAAATCAAGCACTTTGATACACAGAGGACTATTGGCCTTTCTTGGGATCTGTTCATATTATACTGTAGCATATAGAGCATGTTTGCTCAAGAAACCAGCAGACCAATATTTTGATAGATCAAACTCATTTCATGTGAATTATCAACAAAAGTAAATGTGATTTCCTGCTGGGAATTGTTGATGAGAGTGCAGGGAAAGGTCTGCTTACTGTTAGGGAGgagaacattttgtttgttcactGGTAATAATTTATGAGGAGCACTATATGGTAAAAGTATAACCACTCATTTTTATGTCTACCTCAAAAGTGTAGGAAACGGTTCCCTGTCATTTTTTATAACAAGACACATGTCCTGTTTTGCATCTGTTATTAAAAAATCAAAGTCACAACACTTAGCATAGCAGGTCATTAGTGCCAGATGTTGATAGCGCTCCACTGGACCTAACAATGTAGAATGTGAAAACACTGGCTTTATGTGAACACATAACATAACACATCATGTAATTGCCTTTTAAATCACTAGTCTTAGATGATATTACCCTGATCTCACTGCTGAATGGTGTTCATTCCAACATTTTACAGCTGAGACACATAAAGCGCACGTCTTATTAAAGGCAGCCTTGTGAGTCTTCTGGAATTATGAACTAGTCTGAGAACTGCAGGATGGAAAATTATTGCCAACTTTGAgccagtttttttaaaaatgtggcagGTACACACTGTATAAACCAGTTGTAAATAATtcatttgtttgacatttgttttgatTCCGAATATTAATTCACTGTCCTTTGCACATGTGCATCAACTTTGATATTATAGTCTCATTTTACTGCTTATAAACCAGAAAGTGATCATATCTTTATACTGTTCATGTAGTTTTTTCCCCTGTGCATGTATGAAACTGCTGAGCTaaccctttctctctgtctctcccctccATCACTCTCCTTTTGTTTGGGTCCAGGCTGAGAATGATCTCAATGAGCTGAGAGCACTGATGCATTCTCCCAATGCTATTGTGGTAAGCTCCCTCTGCCCAAACCTGAACTGGGCTCAATGACGGACAGACAATTTAGAGCCACAGCTGGAGGTTCTAGAATGGTACTGTTGTATGGCAGGCCTGCAGGTTCTTGTTGAGGAACGCTGAAAGCTATTGTGTTTTGAATGATTCCCTGGAACATGCAGCAAGAGAAAATAAGAGTGGTATAatctataataaaataatcattagttcCTGATTTTACTCCAAATGTTATTTTAGCTCATtcagaactaaaaaaaaaaggcccaaTGTTTTTGATTTATCTACTAAAAATACAATgtgtaatgaaattaaatagTTTGTACTCCAAATTGTGCCTCAGAGGGTGTGACCACTTATACAACTAagtagtttatattttatttttgttatttagatCATTTAGATCAGAGAGCTGTTTTCTGTTgattagttaaaaaaaagacacactaAATATACTTTTAGTCACACCTGAAAACTTTCAAGTGAACACAGATATTTCATTATGCTTACCAAAATGGTATACTGTATAGATCAGTATAATAGAACAGGCTTTACTGAATATTAGTTTGAATTAGGTCAGGTTAATTAGGCCTAATAGACAAGGTAGGCTTCTAAAATgctgcactgtgtctttgtgccTGCTGTCTGGACAGAAGTCTGTTTAACTGCCAGTACGAGTTGGGTTATTGAGAGAATGGATGTAGCTGATTTTCATCTTTCTCtatatttcagttcagtttaatctcaaggcactttacccaacaaatcccttatgagcaactACTTGGCAACAGTGTGGGGAGCCATTTTAGATCTTAAGTTGTAGCAGGTTAGTGTTATTGTCAGCATGGTTATAGCAGGCAGTTTACTTATAACACAGGCGTAGTTGGAGAGATCTTTTGTAGGCATCTGTGGATGGATTTCTGCCTTGAATTTATGTGCTGTAGGTCTTAAACGTGCTTGTATCAGTTGTCAGCACTGCAGCTCCCACTGCATACCTGCAACAAGACCAATATGTCGTGGGCACATCTATAAATATATTCTGTTAATGAGATCAGGCAGCCTTGTAATATGCTTACCACCATTTCAGGTTTGGATggtatctttttcttttcatacatttttttatattttggtttctgttgcAATGCACAACTTCACTGCTAGAAATGTGAAACTTTTTATGACCTCCTGTAGCCACACAGACCACCTCCGACCAGTTTAAATAATTCTCATCAAGTGAAACCTTAGGTAGATTATGttaatttgtctttcttttctatcttccttttgttttgatgtcatctgttttgttttgtttattttttttaataaaatttcttctcctttcatcTTCAGCGTATGAAGttcctgctgctccagcagaagTACTTAGAGTATCTGGAGGATGGCAAAGTCCTGGAGGCTCTGCAGGTGCTCCGGGGAGAGCTGACACCTCTCAAGTACAACACAGATCGCATCCATGTACTCAGCGGGTACTGTTACAAGTTTAATATTGTGTCTCTTTCACAGTTATTAGACAGTTTGCCCAGTCTTCATGAATATACAGATAAACCTAGATAGCTCTCAATACAGCTCCTACCACAGGTGGTGAGCCAGATAAAGTAGATGAAATTTTACTATAATTAAGTCTTGATtagttaacttttttttttttaaagtcaatgTCATAGATGAGTATTGTTATCATTAGTTTTTTAATTGAGTGATTGAGTGCAATTCTTTTACTGCAATATAGTTAATTGATTCCTCAAACAATACCTGCATTTGATAAACTAAGTTTCCCTATTTTATGATCTAGAAGAATCTAGAGGGTTCATTCAGTTGTTCATCTGTACTACACTGGAAATATAATACTACTGCAGTAGTTAGTAGCTAATGGCTTGCCTTGAGTTATTACAAAAAAAGCTTTCCGTGTATGTTGTTTTCTCAGTTGtaatatttgtctgtttttctgtcttctgacaGATACCTAATGTGTAGCCACGCTGAGGATTTGCGAGCCAAGGCAGAGTGGGAAGGCAAAGGCACCGCCTCACGCTGCCGATTGCTGGACAAATTACAAAGTGAGAAGACGTGTCCTTACACTGACCCTGTACAGCTAGCACACGTTGCCTGACTACACACAACCCATATGCAGGATCAAGATGTCTGCTTTCATGTCTTCTTGCAGCATACTTACCACCTTCTGTGATGCTGCCCCCACGGCGGCTGCAGACCCTGCTGCGGCAAGCAGTGGAGCTGCAGAGAGACCGCTGCCTCTATCATAACACCAAGCTGGACAGCAACCTGGACTCTGTCTCTTTGCTTATCGATCATGTCTGTAGCAGGTTGGTACCATGCTGCTGAGGCCCATCAAAACTGTACAGATATAGTGCCGAATTGACATAAAGGGGCATCTAATATTCACGTATATGTTGGCAATTTACAGCACATACACTGTGAGccatgctttgtgttttcaaacCTTGTAATCTGCATTAAACACAACTCATTCACCATATCTTTTAGTTCTTACCGCTTGCATTTACTTCTTTCTTTATGGCCCCACTTTTTAAGTGTATCATTATTTAAGCCCTTTTACTCTTGCCCTGTATTGTTTATCTGATTTtgctgtgattttaacatcctTTAAGTTAAGAGGACATACCATTTATGGTCTACACAAGGATGattttcccttttgtttttctctgggGTCACAGGAAGCAGTTCCCATGTTACACCCAACAGATTCTGACAGAGCACTGTAATGAAGTGTGGTTCTGCAAATTCTCGAACGATGGCACCAAACTAGCTACTGGCTCCAAAGACACTACTGTCATAATTTGGCAAGTGGATCCGGTGAGTGTGGAAAAATActtcaataaataaacacaaaatcattCAACATTCTTTCCATTTATCTGacagtgaaacattttatttgtagttACACATGATAATACTTATGTGCATATGATAAGCATGTGTTTGTAGTGATATAAATGATCTAGAAAAGGGTTATCTGAAAATGGTAATTGAATATAAAAACTAAAGATTTTTACAGAGGCTTTTTGAAGGCTACCACTTTGTATTCAttgaagatttatttttaattaatttgtcaAACAGACTTGTCTCACTCATAGTTATGGAGCAACCTGTAGACTTCACTTTAATGTATTAATTCTCGCCAACTAGTTTGCACATTTGACTTTAGTTTGAATGCTTGTAATCCTAGCATCACTATAAACCCTTAATTTGCctaaatacatattttcatAATGGGATTAATCCTGTTTGTGTAGGAGAGCCACCAGTTGAAGTTGCTGCGAACCCTGGAGGGTCACGCATATGGAGTCTCCTACTTAGCCTGGAGTCCTGATGACACTTACCTGATCGCCTGTGGACCTGATGACTGCTCTGAGCTCTGGCTCTGGAATGTTCAGGTGAAATTTATACACGCGTATAATTTCTAGCTGTACATAATCCTATACTTCTGATACCTCCAGCAATGTTTCATATGGCAACATTTTCAGTACACATGATTGGAATAAAAGCATATTTCTGTCATGTCACAGACTTGGGCTGTTTGATTCACCCCACCCCCTGCTGTCTTTTTCCAATGTCTCTGTCAATCCTCTTGTCAACCAGACGGGGGAGCTGCGGACCAAAATGTCCCAGTCTCATGAGGACAGTCTGACCAGTGTGGCCTGGAACCCTGATGGCAAACGCTTTGTTACTGGGGGACAGAGAGGACAGTTTTATCAGTGTGTAAGTGAATGGATGATTGTCCCCCATTATATacaatgaaaacattattaatattataatttatttgtgtAGTCTTCCACTAAATACTTAATCCTCTCAACATTTACTTGTCATTTCTGTACCCAGTCAGAAGAGTGGattacaaaaggaaaaacactgtttgccaactgtggtgtgtgtaaaacatcttttaaatatctgtgtttttctgacctTTAACCAGAGGTTTCAAGATAACTTGAGCTTCCCTTTATTGGTTCACTGGCCTTGAGCCTGGGGATCATGGaaatatgtatgttttaaaaattaattttgtgtatatatgtgtgtttagtGGACAATCAGGTCTCCAGTGTGTTACTTCCAAAATGTAATACTTTATATGTTACTAGTTagtgtcttttaaaaataattacttcCATTACAATTTTACTGTCTCTTAACTGTAATGTGTTATCACTACTTTCACCAGAATAACTACAGAAGTTAGACTAGGCATTCTACAATGCTAAAATGTACTTTATGCATCTAGTATACATCCAGTGGACTTGTCTCGATGTAGAAAGTTCGCTCGGTGTTGAACATATATTGCACTTGATTATTATGTTCTTGTCCTTttctctgacaaactgaaatGGTTTGTGTCTGTTGCATGGTGTTGGTGTctgagcagaaagaaagagtcTCTAACaggtgttttagtttttcaaaaaaaaaaaaaaaaatgtgaccaTACTGTCTCTTGTCCATGTTTTCATTCCCCTATAAAGAATGTGAGATGATTTGGGGTTCTGTTGTCTGTGTTGTCAGGACCTGGATGGTAACTTGTTGGACTCCTGGGAGGGTGTGAGAGTGCAGTGCCTGTGGTGCCTGAGTGATGGCAGGACAGTGCTGGCCTCGGACACCCACCAACGTATCCGGGGGTACAACTTTGAGGACCTTACGGACAGAAACATGTACGTCAACCATCCTACCACCCGTACTGTCGTATATATACATAAAGCTTTAATGCTTCCTTTATAGTAGTTAACAGACCTGAATGTTAATACTTAAAAGTTGCAGAATTTGTTGTGATATACGTATGGAGCACTGATTACAAGTCAAACTAAATTAATTGGTAATTTTTAGCCCAGAGTCATAGGATGTGGGATGGATCACAAAGCAAGTTGAATATCTAGTCCACATATGCATAATTTTTAGAGTccatgtgttcatgtttcaaagaaaaaaacattttctttctttgtgctCGTTGAGAAAGTATAAATGTACCTGGAGCAGAGTTCATGTTCCGTTATTGTTCTGTAAATTATCCAACAAGTAAAAGGCAGTCTAAACTTTGGCATGTTGTAGAATGATGAGCGCCCTGTCATCAGGTTACCAAGGTTTCCATCATCAGCTACAATATATTGGGTGTAGCTGACTGcctgtgttttgttctttaCAGAGTTCAGGAGGACCACCCTATCATGTCTTTTACCGTTTCAAAGAATGGAAGATTAGCTTTGTTAAATGTAGCAACTCAGGTGAGCCTTTTGTCCAGATTCACTGTTGGCTGTATCATTTTATCTGCTTCTAAAGCACAAGGCCACCCTGTTGCTCTGTAACCTTTTGTAGGGAGTGCACCTGTGGGACCTTCAGGACCGGGTGCTGGTGAGGAAATACCAAGGTGTGACCCAGGGCTTCTACACCATCCACTCCTGCTTTGGAGGACACAATGAAGACTTCATTGCCAGTGGCAGCGAAGGTTGAAATTTATTATATCATGATTTAGGCAGATGTTCATTTTAATCCACTGCAGCACTTAAACTTAAAAGTCTCTTTTTTGGGGAGAGCAATTGTTTTTTGACTGGCTTGTGAAAAGGTGGCATGTGTCAACTCTATCCCCCTCTGAATCCCACAGACCATAAAGTGTACATCTGGCACAGGCGTGGTGAACTTCCCATTGCTGAGCTAACAGGCCACACACGCACCGTTAACTGTGTGAGCTGGAACCCAGCCATCCCAGGACTCATGGCTTCCGCCTCAGATGATGGCACAGTGCGTGTCTGGGGCCCTGCACCCTTCCTCGACTCGCAAGAGACAGATGGACTCAATGGTAATTTCCAGTTTTAAGGTGCTAGTGCACAATGTTAGCTTCTAACCATGGGTGGCATCTACCTGAGGTAATAGACAAACTGCCTGGACCTGCAAGCTATTACTGAAGCATGCAACAGATTAGAAATCTGTGTGAATGTTATGTGCAGATATTTAccatatttttagtttttggtatATTCAAATGTTACTGATTCTGCTTGCTATTAATGTTGCTATTTAGTTCACATTTATTACTACACCTGTATTGAcctggtgtctttttttttgtcttctcagaGAACTGCAGTAACATGGACAGTTGATGGTCACTTCTGGAGCAGATGATCTCTCTCGTTAACAACAGTCCAAGATTCCCACtataaaagaaaatctaaacAGGCAAATGAAATCTAACAACAACCTAAAGAAAGTCAAgagtaacaaacaaaaaacaaccaagacaaaagagaaaacaaaaagtgaaaaaatgtgtCTCCTGACTGGCCTAGACAAAATGGTGGAGGCGATGATGGACACTGAAGATTTAAGTCCTCATCCAAAACCTGATCCTGATCTAGAGGCCTGGAAAACCAGTCAGTGCCCAGCAGGATAATACCACCATCCACTGGTAAGCTGTAAGAGCTGTTCTCCAGCTTGACCCTTCTTCCCCCATCTTCTTGCATGGTCATCAGCCATGCCAGGTCCTCGCAGAGTTTCCCAGGAAACCCACCTCCACCTAGGACTTGGAGCACATCAAGTCCCCATGATGCCTCCAGACAGACACTGCAGACCAGCCGTCTACTTGTTGGACTacacctgtctgcctgtttgtctcATTTTACTCTCCATGGACATGGTTGAGGTGTTGTTGGGGGAGGATGGTGCATAGGGGGATATGGCAACTATTCTGTATGTCTgttttcctcttccctccttGATATATTCTTTGCATTCGATGTGTTGGACAAAGGCTGAAAATCTACCATAAAAAGCACTGACCAACCAGCTCACCAAGAACACAAAAAAGGCTATGCTaaatgttggattttttttatgatAGTCATAGCGTTTATTCTCGTTTAAAGAGGTGAATCTTAGCTCAAGTAGTGCCCGTGAAAACTTTAGCGTGAAGATTccactttttttctctcattaggaaaacaaactttttattCCTTAATTTAACTTCTAACAAGGACAGTCGCTGTAATACTTCCAACTGACAGCCCCCGACCCCTCTCTCGAGCTAGCTACCGCACAACTCCATTACATTTGCCTAAGAGAAGGACAGAGGTATTCACAGGTCACATATCAGTGGTGAAGAGGTCAGACGTTGTTGCTGAAGTGGTGGTTCCACCGTCTGGACATAACCTTTCTCAAAAGACAAGCTTTCAGATGCGAAAGAGTTCAAGTTCAACTTTGCACGCCGGTGACCGCTGTCCCTCCtctgtgtgagagtgagtgagagcgattatgcatgcacacattcgTGTGAGAGTTGACATTTTGTGGATGTGGGTTTAATTAACGcgtgtttttgtatgtgttttcaatTCACACCAGCAAAAGATGATTGCCCACCCCCCCCCTTAACCTCCCCTCTTCCCCTGTGTCCCATAGTAAAATTGTAAAGAGGATTTTAAAGCAGTTCTAATTTATCCAAAGCCCCGTAGGGACCTCTGTCTGTGGAACAAAGAATACTTGAGAGCcatttttgtaaaacaaaaacttttttttttttttttaatctggggctttgatttttacattagaagttttttttctccttacaACGTGGCATTCAAATAGCACTGAGTTATTGGCTTCAAATCATCTTTGtgggaaaatgaaaaggaacTTTAAAAAGAGCAGTTTCAATGAGGCATGTTTCAAAAAGCTGTAAAGGGATACTTTATCAGCAAAGCATCATTTCACATGAGAAGTTAATGATTGTAAGTACTGGGTGAATAGTCAGCACAGTGAGAACCACACTCTGAACCCCTAATGTTAGGGAGTGTTGGTgcaaaactaaaacacacacaaactgccttCCTGTTCATACAGTTGCACACAAACCTTCAGTATGTATAtcaccccccccctccccatccCCCACTGCACTTTATGTGGTCTTTTTGCTCTCTTGCACATAGTGCATTGGCATAAACCCAAAGGGTTTTTAAAGCCTCATATTCACCACACTTACTGTTCTTTAGGCTTAAAATCTTCCATTGGCAAAAACTTAAAACCTAACAGGAATTTGCTTGAAGAACTGAGTCCTCATTATTCCTCTATGCACCCAAAAACAGAGACTGATCATCTTGTACACATAAAACTCAACCTTGTGAATATAGGGCATAGCAGCCTCTTCTCGAGGGTACCACTCTTGGAGCTTAGAGAGAATTCAGCATTAATACCCCCTTTGCTCTACAGCCAAGTTATTCAGTGGTCAGTGCACCATTCAAAGCTTTCTTCCTCCCGTTTTCAGGGTATGTTATGGCTATTTGCTACAGACTGATATACAGTACAGATGTTTAAAGAACAgtgctttctgtctgtttttattgaacttttttgttactttaattttttttgttcacattaTATCATTTTTGGTTGACCTCTATCCCTGTATgatcatattaaaatataaccAGATGTTTGGAGTCCTCATTTTTTATAATCTTAATAATCCCTCTTAACtttcttttatgtattttgtttctttatatttaGTTGCATTTTATCTACCACTTCTATTACAAATGAATATGCACAGTAACACCCATGCCAATAGGAGTGGGAAGAGGCTTGTAGGAAGCGTGTTACCTACAATCAAATCAGGTTTCAACTATCCACACCTCGCCTTTAAAGAGTTTCCTTCATGTGAAAATCTTTTATCGCATGTCTGTGTAATTGACCAAAATCTCTCTCTTGGTGTGCCATTGTTGATTGGCAGTTGCCACTTCTCTGATCCGTATCAAAACCAAATCTCTGGAGACACTGTGGTGTTTTCTGTAGGTGGTTCTGGTCTAATATTCATACTCTGGACTGCAGAATGGACTCTTCTTCCACATCTGACATTATTTCAGTAGACTTGAAGTAAATCATTCACACTAAGAACCCAAATGAGTAAAGCCCATCGTTCACTTGCTGGTGGCAAATGCTATGTCTGTATGCAATCTGGTGTCgactctgttcttttgtcttGAGTTTACCAAGGGAGTTGTTTCTGATTTAAATGTCTTATTTCTCTCTCAGAGGTGGTGAGGGTGGTGGGTAGGGGCTGGGTGGGGAATACTAAGGGCTTACTGTAGCATCTCTAAGTTCCTTGGGCTAGGATGGGAAGGGGTGATGTGTGGGTTTGCGTTCAATGTGTTATTTACAAAAGTGATTGTActgttttgtattgttgtgtAGGAAAAGTGTTATGTATGCATATTTTCAATAAAGCATTCAgggttttgaaaaaaaatgcccATGGAAGTTTGGAAGGGCAGGAAACTGTGAAGTCCCAAGTTTTGGACACAGATTAGATGCTGTGCCCACCCTTAAGCACAGAAAGGTCTGTAGATGCATTTTAGCCCTGAATCATTGTTTTTGGCTAAGCATGTGTGAATGGGTCTGTGGTGGAAAACACCAGGTTGAGTTTCTGTCAGAATGATCCTCtgtatttagtcattttttgtAAATGACATGAAAAGGCCAGATTATGCCAAAATTAACAATTGCCAGTGAAGTCAAATTATTTTGCGTTATCCTTATTGTTGGTCATACATTTTTATACAGACCTCGCCATTTACTTTAGGAAGGTGCACAAAAGCAAGGGTGCTGacaaaatatgtgaatatttttatgGCGACCCAAACtgtcaatattaaaaaaataaaccagaaacCATCAAATAAATAAGACATTGTGAAATTACAATATACGTTTAAAAACTGTTTAGAGAGAattcattgtgtatgttttcatctgattatttcacaatattttttattaaatgtgcaACCTCTGAGCCCATACAAAGGGAGATGAGATTAAAATATTAAGTGATATGGATAATAGTCCAGAGGGTCAGACGTGGGTTTGTTTTGCTTCATCTCGAAAGGGAGTGGCTTGTCAGTGACGCCACGTCGCCCCGCCCCTCGCGTATCCTCCGGTCTCCGTCCCTCACCGAGTAGTCCAGCGTGTCGAGGCCGAGAACGGAGCAGCATCGAGTGTTTGTCTGACTGTCGACCGAGCTCCGACGGCAGTCATGGCGGCGCCGTTAGCCCACTTCGACGAGGACTGGCAGGACTTTAACGAATTCAAGCCGTCCTCGGAGTCGGCCGAGCAGCTGGACCAGTTGAACTCAAATGTGGGCGATCCGTCGTCGGGCCTGGACGATTTCTCAGACCTGGACAACAGTTTCTCCGGGGAGATCTGCAGCTTCAAGTCGATGGAGGACCTCGTCCACGACTTCGACGAGAAGCTGACCGTGTGTTTCCGAAACTACAACACCACGACAGAAGACATAGCCCCTATAAAACCCATCACAGAGGATAATTACTTGAAAGACGACGAGTGAGTGTGACATCCATGTTCATGGGTTTATTTATGCTAACTTTTAATCTCTTTGTTAGCTAGCTACTTTAGCCTCTCCAGGCTAACCCGCTTTCGACAGCAGCTAATTTAGCTTAGCTTCGACGAGAGTTTAGACACCTGACTATAACAACACAACCAGACTCAGAAACGGCACTTGGCTAACTTTAGTGCTTTAATTTAGTGGTAAATGTAAAGTACACTTTATGTTTATGAACATGTTTTGACGGTGTTGTCTTTAAAGAGGTGAGACAGGAGTTCACCTTTGTGGTGttgcttgttttcatttgtgtgatgAGCAGGAGTCATGCCACGTTGATTTCATGCTAGATTGATTTTATAATAGCTGTTAAACCACTGATCCATACAGAGAAAGCGAGGGACCCAAGTTGTTGACCTATGCTTTAACTGACTTGACTTTCAGGAGTCATACTGTTTCTTTTTACAACTAGCAGACACACTATGTCATGTTTCATATGTGTAATCATTGCTGCCTTGAAGGTTACACTGTCAGCATCTGTTCCTGGCACCTTTACAGACAGTGTTATCTGTATGTTTGTGAATAGATGCACAAATGTCACAAATACACATTCACATAGGAACATACTATGATTTCACATCAACTAGTCACATCAGTCCCACACCAAGCACGGACGTCACTGTAGCTACAGAGCTGCCtga is a genomic window containing:
- the wdr26b gene encoding WD repeat-containing protein 26; this encodes MQANGAGQGQESSELPCLNSAQNGESSTASGTHSNGLLSSTDNGNNVGTSNGSSTGPGTGTSAASTASGSEVGSLKKKKRLTQAEEDVIRLIGQHLHGLGLNQTVDLLMQESGCRLEHPSATKFRNHVMEGEWDKAENDLNELRALMHSPNAIVRMKFLLLQQKYLEYLEDGKVLEALQVLRGELTPLKYNTDRIHVLSGYLMCSHAEDLRAKAEWEGKGTASRCRLLDKLQTYLPPSVMLPPRRLQTLLRQAVELQRDRCLYHNTKLDSNLDSVSLLIDHVCSRKQFPCYTQQILTEHCNEVWFCKFSNDGTKLATGSKDTTVIIWQVDPESHQLKLLRTLEGHAYGVSYLAWSPDDTYLIACGPDDCSELWLWNVQTGELRTKMSQSHEDSLTSVAWNPDGKRFVTGGQRGQFYQCDLDGNLLDSWEGVRVQCLWCLSDGRTVLASDTHQRIRGYNFEDLTDRNIVQEDHPIMSFTVSKNGRLALLNVATQGVHLWDLQDRVLVRKYQGVTQGFYTIHSCFGGHNEDFIASGSEDHKVYIWHRRGELPIAELTGHTRTVNCVSWNPAIPGLMASASDDGTVRVWGPAPFLDSQETDGLNENCSNMDS